A genome region from Leucoraja erinacea ecotype New England unplaced genomic scaffold, Leri_hhj_1 Leri_351S, whole genome shotgun sequence includes the following:
- the LOC129693570 gene encoding GPI-linked NAD(P)(+)--arginine ADP-ribosyltransferase 1-like, protein MWPLPLILLLLACSCFLGPPTPALSAAIPANGTIVLDMMEHSAAYIFNQSEVSDELAIGYLQVEKGKSPLFAQTWDAAVMYRRNTTRLRNIQVPDGLREEHVLAVIAYTVHSGLFSKFNEALRQYGTCDSLYAKMFPFKSFHYLLSIALERLGKTSTAEPATTYRGMQRQVEAQPGDYMKFGYFASSSLKSNIARMFGNKTLLIIRSRMGVNIAKYSAFEGEEEVLIPPYEVFNITENRPRTDGVNVSLDAVVKSNGIHVRVERGPGCEMRVTRSAATAISALGLCWALALLAPTFMCGH, encoded by the exons ATGTGGCCATTGCCATTGATTTTACTTCTTCTAGCCTGCTCTTGCT TCCTAGGTCCGCCGACCCCAGCCTTGAGTGCCGCGATTCCTGCGAATGGCACCATCGTATTGGACATGATGGAGCACTCTGCTGCTTATATCTTCAACCAGAGTGAAGTATCCGACGAGCTGGCTATCGGCTACCTTCAGGTGGAGAAAGGCAAGTCGCCACTTTTCGCCCAGACGTGGGATGCAGCAGTAATGTACCGGAGAAACACCACCAGGCTGAGAAATATCCAGGTACCAGACGGACTTAGAGAAGAACATGTTTTGGCAGTCATTGCCTATACGGTACACAGCGGCCTCTTCAGCAAGTTCAACGAAGCGCTGAGACAGTACGGGACTTGCGACTCGCTGTACGCCAAGATGTTCCCTTTTAAAAGTTTCCATTACCTTCTCTCCATTGCGCTCGAGCGACTTGGAAAGACCAGCACGGCGGAGCCAGCCACCACCTACAGAGGGATGCAGAGGCAGGTTGAAGCACAGCCGGGAGACTACATGAAATTTGGATACTTCGCATCTTCCTCTCTCAAGTCCAACATCGCTCGAATGTTCggtaataaaacactattgatcatAAGATCGCGGATGGGCGTCAATATCGCCAAATACTCGGCTTTCGAGGGCGAGGAAGAGGTGCTGATCCCTCCCTATGAGGTCTTCAATATCACGGAGAATCGCCCACGTACTGACGGGGTTAATGTTTCACTTGACGCAGTGGTGAAGAGCAATGGGATACATGTCAGAGTGGAGCGGGGACCGGGCTGCGAGATGCGGGTGACGAGGAGCGCTGCCACCGCTATATCCGCCTTGGGGCTGTGCTGGGCCCTGGCGCTACTGGCCCCCACTTTCATGTGCGGACACTGA